Genomic DNA from bacterium:
ATAGACAAGCAGCTTCTTCAAACACGCGGAAATGATTGGTTGCGAAACGGTGCAACCGCAGGCGGAATTTTTGACAATCCCAATTGCCGATTAACAAAAGAAAACATTGACGATGCAATGCATAAGTTGAATCATTTTTACACACACAACAAACTTGTGGCTGAATTGGGTTTTGGATTTTGGCGTTACATGTTTGCTCCAAACCAATTTGCTGCGACCGGCAAAACGCTTCTTCAAATATTCCCGGCTAAGCCAACAAGCACAGCAGCTATTCAGTATAATCATACATTTGTATTTAATCAGTTAGCTCAAATAAACAATATGCGAAACCGCATCGCTCATCACGAACCTATTTGTTTTGTTCCAGGACAATCTGTAAAAGGAACAACTTATGCACGGCAACACTACGGACTGATTTTGCAATTATTTCAATGGATGAGTATCGACGAGGGAAAATTACTTTACGGAATTGACCACATTAACACAGTTTGTAATCAAATAGATGCCTTATAAAACAAGATGCAACTTGTAGAGAAAGAAACCCTGCCACCAAAACGGGTTTGGGGCGAAATGCTAAAATCAAGTGCAGTTTTTCAATTTAAATTTAGTACTTATTGATCCCTCAAGTTTGCGGGATGCTCCTAAATCCCCCACTGCGCAAGGCCGTGTCCGTTAACAAGGTGTTAAAGAAAAAGTAGAGTATGGTAACTTCACAAGACCGTTGCGAGGTTACAATCATTTGGTTTAATCTTAAAATGTCCAGTTTTTTTAATAATAAACTGGACAAATCGATTGCTTTTTATTATAATCATGCATAATGAAAGTAACTGATTATATATTATTTACCATTAATAGACTCCCAAAAGGATACGTATTCACCTATGCCGATTTTAAAAAAGAGGTTGGTCAAAAAGAAGCAATCATAAAAGCCCTGAACCGTATGGCGGCTTCGGGCAAAATTGCCAAACTTTCCAAAGGAAAATATTACAAGCCCGAAAGCACCCCATTTGGCAATCTTCAGCCCAATCAGTCACAAGTAGTAAAAGATTTGTTGGAAGAAAATGGAAAAGTAACCGGGTATCTCACCGGCTATAGCATTTATAACCGATTGGGCCTAACCACACAGGTAAGCAACGTCATACAGATAGGTAAAAATCAAGTTCGCCCCCGTTTTAAAAGAGAACTCTATACTATTGCTTTTATAAAGCAAAAAAACACCATCACCAAAGAAAATGTCCCATTGTTGCAGTTACTTGATGCTATCCGGTACATCAAAAAAATACCGGATGCCAATATAGAAACATCCTGTAAACGATTTTTGGCAATCATCAAAAACTTTACGGACAAAGAAATCAATACCCTGGTTCGGTTAGCATTAAAATATCCACCCGCTACAAGGGCCCTATTAGGTGCATTATTGGAACAATTGCGAAAAGGCAACACGGCTGAATCACTTTTCAATTCATTGAACCCGATTACTAAGTATAAACTAATCGGTGCAGCGAAAGTGTTAACCACCGCTGAAAAATGGAATATCAAATGAAGCTGCACCACGACATGAAATTCACAGAAGAAGAATCAAAAAGGGCATTTACCGAGTTGTTGGGGCATTACGAACCTGACACACAATCAATAATAAAAAAATGAGAAGCACCGGCTATAACACAAGTTTTGCATCAAACAGAATGACACTTAAACTTGAATTTTGACCCCATGTTATGAAGAAGTCTGAAAAAATTGATAGCATACAACCCTGAACCGTTTTAGAATCCATTATATTCGTAAATGACTACACTCAAGCATGCCATGTCTCATCACCTCCTGCTCACTAATATCGCCAAACACATCACACTGACATCGGAAGAAAGTGCGTTTTTTGTGTCGCTGCTGTCGGAAAAATCTCTGACAAAAGGCGCGTACCTGCTGCGCGAAGGGCAGATTTGCAGGCATCAGTCGTTTGTCGCCAAAGGATGCCTGAAAACATTTTATATGAATGAAAACGGGTCCGAACATATCATTGATTTTTTGATCGAATCGTGGTGGGCGGACGACCTCTACAGTTTGTTTACCCAAACCGAAGCGACCTACAATATCCAGGCCATCGAAGACACGGATGTTTTGCAAATCAGCCGGGATAACCTGGAACAGCTGTATAAAAAAATTCCGAAATTTGAACGCTTTTTCAGGATACTTTTTCAAAACGCCTATGTTGCTCAGCGCGAACAAATCAATGCCAACCTCTCCACCGATGCGGAAGAGCGTTATAGACTGTTTTTACGAAAAAAACCGTACGCCGAAACACGCTTTCCCCAAAAAGATATCGCCTCCTATCTCGGTATCACACCCCAGTTTTTTAGCGCCATGAAGAAAAAAATGCGCCGCGTTAATGTAGATTAATTCATCCTCCGCCTTTCATGTTTATCTTTATCGGTAACCCCCTATGAAAGAAAGGATGAACAATGATCAACGCGTATCTCGCCCATGCCGAAAAAACCACGCTTGCACTATTTGATGCCGTCGTAAACCAAAACCTCATTGTTCCCGGCAAATCGGAATCCCAATTGGTACAGGATATCAGCAATTTAGCCGAATCCAAAGGTATCGTTTATCATTGGCACAAAAAAATCGTACGGGCCGGACAAAACACGGTCTGTGCCTATCCTGAAAATCCCCCGGATACCGTCATCCGTGATAACGACATTGTCATATTGGATTTTGGTCCGATCGTGGACGGGTACGAAGCGGATCTGGGCCGAACCTACGTACTCGGCAATGACCCGATCAAAGTACAAATACAACGCGACGTCGAAAAAGCATGGTACGAAGTTCAAAATTGGTATAAGCGCTATACCAAACTGAAAGCATCGGATCTCTATCACTACGCCGTTCACAAAGCCGAAGAATACGGATACGCATTCGGCGGTGAAATAGCGGGCCATATCGTTGGCAAATTTCCGCACGAACAGCCTGCCGATCCCAAAAGCCTTGAACTGGACATTCACCCGTCCAATCATAACGACATGTTTTTAACGGATGCCAAAGGAAACCCGCGCCATTGGATTTTGGAATTACTGTTTATTGATAAAAAACATCGCATCGGCGGCTATTTCGAACAACGGCTATAACACCATCCATCGGAGTTTTATGAAAAATCTCACGCCGAAAGATCGGCCTGCACTTCTATTAGTTGACCTTCAAAAAGGTTTTGACACGATTTCTTATTGGGGCAATGAAAGAAACAATCCGGGCGCCGAAGAGAATTGCCGTTCGTTGCTGGAATTATGGCGCAGCAAAGATCTGCCCGTCGTGCATGTACAGCACTGCTCGGCCAACCCGAATTCTCTTTTGGCCGACACCCATCCGGGAAACGCCTTCAAAGACATCGTTCAGCCTTTGCCATGGGAAACCGTAATCCAAAAAAATGTGAACAGCGCTTTTATCGGTACCACACTTCAAAAACATCTCACTGTCAATTCTATTTCCAAGCTGGTCATCGTCGGGCTCACCACCGATCACTGTATATCCACGACGACGCGGATGGCCGGAAACTATGGATACGATGTATTCCTTGTCTCCGATGCCACGGCGACATTTGACAAAACCGGTATGGACGGAAAAAATTATTCGGCCGAACTAATTCATCAGACGGCGCTGGCCAGTCTTCATGGTGAATTTGCAACCGTGTTTCCGATGAAAACTTTATTACAAAATTTTTCTTAAAAAATATTGATCGCGGCCGATAGCATCGGACGCCATAAACTAACCGGATTTTTATCATGAAAACACTTGGACTGATTTTACTTTTGTCGCTTGTGAATTTAAGCGCTTGCAAAACCGATACGCCACACCCCTACAGATCGCTGGCGCAAGAGGCGGATACCACGCGTCGGCCGGGCGATGATTTTTTTTCGTATGCCAACGGAAAATGGATCGCATCCACCGTTATGCCGGAGGGCAAAGAGCGCTGGAATGCCCGTCATGAAATAACAGGGCTTACCAAAAAGCAGGTAGCTAAAATTTTCGAAGAAGCACAGACGGCGCCTCACGGAACAAATGCACGTAAAGTGGCCGATTTTCGTGCAGCCTACATGAATGAATCAGCCATCCAGGCGGCCGGTATCACACCGATCAAACCCCTGCTGGATGAAATTGATCCCATAACCGATAAAACAGCGTTGGTCAAATTACTCGGTCGCAGGCTCCGTGCCGATGCCGATTGGTTTACTTATCGTTCTACGGGATTGTTGGGTTTGTCTGTGGAAGTAGGATATTTCGGCGAAAAAACCTACGTGCCTTTTTTAATGCAGGGCGGCCTTGGACTGGAAGAGCGTTCATATTACCTCAGCGAGGACGCGGCTAATAAAAAAATCAGAGCAACCTATCAGAACTATATTTCTCAGCAATTCAAACAAGCCGGATTGAGCCATCCCGAACGGCGTGCACAGTCGGTACTTGGTATCGAAACCTTATTAGCCAAAACCCATGCGAGCGATGAATTTTCCAACAATGACCGCAACGGTTCGCATCGCTGGTCGCGCACCGACTTTGAACGACGGGCTCCGGGTATGGATTGGTCCGTATTTTTTGAAGAGGCCGGTCTGAAGCATCAGGAATCGTTCGTAGTTTGGCAACCGGACGCGATCACCGGATTGGCTTCGCTTATCGCCGCACAGCCCGTGGAAGTGTGGAAGGATTATCTGAGGTTTCAAGCAATCCATGCGTACGCCGATGTATTACCTTCGGCTTTCGCGGAAGCGGGGCTGGTATTGCGCTCGTCGATACAAGACGCGCCTTCCCCTGCCCGTTCACAACGTGCGCTCGATGCGACACAGAAATTTTTGGGTGAAGCCGTCGGCCGGTTATATGTAGAACGTTATTTTCCCGCTTCCCAAAAAGCCCGTGTACAAGCGATCGCGACGAACGTCATCGCTTCGCTCCGCGAACGGGTCAAAACCGTGTCGTGGATGTCCGACGAAAGCAAAATACAAGCCATGGTAAAACTTCAGACATTGTACTTTGGTCTCGGTTACCCCAATGTATGGCAAGATTATTCGGATCTGAATATAGACCCTGCCAATCCCGTAAAAAATTTACAAAACATCGCCGATCGCAACTATCGCCGCGCTTTGGCACGGCTTGGAAAACCGCCGGATACCACCGAATGGGCGATGACACCCCATACCGCGGGCGCTCTGCTTTTATTCCAATACAACGCCTGCAATTTTGCTGCCGCCTTACTACAAGCGCCCAAGTTTGATTCCACATTATCGGAGGCGGCCAACTATGGCGCTATCGGCGCTATTGTCGGTCACGAATCAAGCCACTTTATTGATCCTTTGGGAGCCGAATGGAATGCTGAAAGAGAACTAAAGCATTGGTGGACACCCGACGATATGAAAAAGTTTCAATCGGCCGCCAAACCGCTGGTAGAGCAGTTTTCCGGTTATCGCCCGTTTGATGATCTCGCCGTTAACGGTGAGTTTACCCGATCGGAAAATATCGCCGACCTTGCGGGACTTGCCGCCGCTTTTGATGCGTATCGAAAAACCTTAGGGGATAAAATTCAAAATCAGGACTATGTACGCCAACAGGATCGTGAGTTTTTTATCGGTTTTGCACAGAGCTGGCGCAGCAAAACCACCGAAAAAGGCCTGCGCGTACAAATCGCGACGGATCATCACGCACCGGAACAGTACCGCATCGCTATTGTACGCAATCTCGACGCGTGGTATGACGCATTTGATGTCAAACCCGGCGATAAACTGTACCTAACACCGGAATCACGCGTACGCATCTGGTAATGGAAAATTATAGAATATGACGGCAGGTTTTTGATATATTGGTGTGCATTATTCATCGCGTTTATCACGCTAATTATCTCAGGAGAATATCATGCTATTTATATTGGGAGTACTTGCCGTCATGGGTACTAATGATTTTGATGCTTATTTTACCGGCCAGACGATGCGGTTTGACTATTATCACAGCGGCACGGCCAAAGAAGAACATATCAGTCCCGACGAATACCGCATCGAAGGCGTGTGGCCGGGCAGTAAAACGGTGTTATTAGATGAAACCGGTCTCGGCAAATATTTGTTTGAAGTGAGTGATGTTGCATCCGGAAAATTGCTTTATTCACGTGGTTTTGCGAGCATCTACGGCGAATGGGAAACAACCGGCGAAGCGGCCAAGGGCGTGTGGCGCTCATTTCACGAATCGCAGCGTTTTCCCGAACCCAAAAATACGGTCAAATTAACACTCAAAAAACGCGGCGCTGATAATCGTTTTGCGTCGTTTTATGAAACAACCATTGACCCCAAAAGCCGGTTCGTCAATCGTGCGCCCGCCGTTAAGAACGGCGAAGTGTGGAGCGTTTTTGAAAACGGCGACCCTTCGCAAAAGGTGGATCTGCTGATTCTCAGCGACGGTTACACGGCCGGCGAAAAGAATAAATTTCACGCCGACGTCGAACGTTTGGTCAAAGTGATGTTTGAAACCGAACCCTTCAAATCCCGCAAAAAAGATTTTAATGTTCGTGCGATGGATGTGGCTTCTGCCCAATCCGGTATCAGTAACCCGCGCAAAGATATTTGGCGTAAATCGGCGCTCGGTTTGAGTTTCAATTCGTTTGACTCCGATCGTTATGTACTGACGTATGAAAATAAAAATCTTCGTGAAACGGCCGCCAATGCACCCTACGATGCATTGATCCTTTTGGCCAATGATCGCAAATACGGCGGCGGCGGTATTTTTAATCTGTGGGCGACGGTCACGGCCGATGCGGAACCGGCGGCGTATGTTTTTGTACACGAATTCGGCCATTCTTTTGCGGGTCTCGGCGATGAATATTATACCTCACCCGTTTCGTATGAAAACTTTACCGCGCCGAGTACCGAACCTTCCGAGCCGAATATTACCGCTTTGCTCGATCCGAAAAATCTCAAGTGGAAACATCTTGTATCTAAAGACACCCCTTTGCCGACACCGTGGAATAAAACCGCGTACGATACGTATGAAATCGAGATGCAAAAAAAACGCGCTAAACTAATCGAGGAAAAAGCGTCCGAAGAAACGATGGAAGCGCTCTTTAGAGAAGTAAAAACCAAAACGACGCCGATGCTTAATACGGACAAATATTTCGGAAAAGTGGGCGCTTTTGAAGGCGCAGGTTACGAAGCCAAAGGTTTATATCGCCCGGAATTAGACTGCATCATGTTCACACGCAATAATGTTCCTTTTTGTAAAGTATGTCACGAAGCGATCGAGCGAATTATAGATCTGTATGCCAAATAAGAAAGAGTTTATTCAAACCTTAGTCATTCATACGTCGCCGGAAAATATCTGGCGCGTATGGATGGCTGTAGACGAGTGGCCCCTCTGGACCGACACGATCCTATCCATAAAAAAACTATCGCCCGGTTCTTTACAAACAGATAGCCGGGTCCTCATCGAGCAACCTAAACTTGCCAAAGCGGTTTGGAAGGTTACCGAATTTGAACCCGTGAAACAATTTACGTGGAGCAAAACAAATTTGCTTCTGCGTATCGACGCGATTCACGCTTTAGAATCAACTTCCGGCGGATGTATTGTCACATTGGTTATCAAATTCTCCGGTCTTTTTGCTAATCTGATTAACAAAAAAACCTGCGCTTTGGTTGATTCGTATCTGGTAAGGGAATCACAAAATTTGAAACAATTCTGTGAAAACAAATTTTCTAACGGCGCTGCATCCTAAAATACTGTACGCGGCGCTGATACTCTCTTCACTGATCGGTTACCTCGAATGGGGTAACGGTAACCACACTTTTCTCGTGCAAGCAGAGTTTGATATCATCCGCAAGTTTTTCACACATAGCGACTCGATCGTCCATCCGATGATAGCGTTACCTTTAGCGGGGCAGATGTTATTGGTTTTCAGTCTGTTTCAGAATAGACCGCACCCGGTCGTTGTTTTAACCGGCCTACTGGGGTTAGGCGCTTTGCTGTGGTTTATATTTTTGATTGGTTTGATTTCTCTCAATCTAAAAATAACCTTCGCTGCACTTCCTTTTCTGATCGTCAGTATCATTGTTTTGTATTCGATGCGTAAAGGCGGGAAATGACGTTGAGAGATCGTAGTAAAAAACTTCGCTACGTGAAATTTTACGATGCGTTGGAAAACGGTGGCACTATATCAAAAACCCATCACTTCGACATTGACGGTTTCGACGCTGTCTATTTTCGATCCTAGAAACATTTCGCCCACACGCATAAAGTTCTTAGGAAGATCCGTCACATAAAAGCGGTGGTAGGGCTTTTGTCCGGATGTGTTAAGCAGTTTTTTTTCATCTAATATCTGTCGGGTTCTTTTGGCTGTTTCGACACCGCTGTCAATCAAAGTGACCGGTCGGCGCATGATCGTATTCATCGCCTCTTGTATCGCACCGCTCAATATCGGATAATGCGTACACCCCATGACGAGCGTATCAATGTCTTTATCGGAAAAAACATTCAAATACTCCGCAGCAATGCGTTGTGTCACATCATGACGAAGCCACCCTTCTTCGGCCAGCGGTACAAATAACGAACACGGCTGAGAAAACACCTCACATTGGGCATCCAATGTGTGAATGGTTTTTTTATACGTTTGCGAATTGACCGTAGTATGCGTTCCGATAACACCGATTTTTTTTCGCAGACTTTTTCGCACGGCCGCTTCCGACCCCGGAACGATCACGCCGATGACGGGTATTTTGAACATATTGGATAAAAAGTCGAGTGCTACGGCACTGGCCGTATTGCATGCGATGATGATCATTTTGACATTATGCTCAAGCAAAAAAAGGCAACTTTGCAACGTAAACGATTTGATCGTACGATCGGATTTGGTTCCGTAGGGTACGCGCGCCGTATCACCGAGATAAATAATACGTTCATGCGGCAGTTGGTTCATTACCTCTTTGACGACAGTAAGTCCGCCGATGCCCGAATCGAAAATTCCAATCGGTTGTTCCGAAGCCGGGGGCGCCGATTGGATGGCAGGTACAACCGAAGGTTCCGGTGTTTGTGAACGCATCATATATTTTCTTTCGCTTCCTGGATGTTCAGTTCCAGCTCTTTGAGCTTTTGCTGAAGATATTGCCGTTTCATACCGAGTTTGTTCGCTGTTTGCGATATGTTCCAGTTATTCATGCGAACCGCTTCCATAAAAAATTCGCGCTCAAACGTCTGTACGACACGATGCTTGGCATCCTGAAAATTAATATCGCCTTTTTCCAGCATATCGCGTACGCCCAGTGTCGTCGGTCGTCCTCCGCCGATGATCTCAGATGGCAAAATGTCGCGCCGGATTTCTTCTTCAGTACTAAGCACGACACAACGCTCTACCACGTTGATCAATTCGCGTACATTGCCGGGCCACTCGTATTCGAGCATCGCTTTGAGCGCGTCCTGCGAAAAACGCGTCACCTGCGCTTTATGTTTTTGTGCAAACATCACAAGGTAATGATTCACCAAAAGATGAATATCCTCCGAGCGGGACCGCAGCGGCGGCAATTCGATCTCAACAACATTGATACGATAATACAAATCTTCGCGAAACTGACCGTCGCGGATAAATCGCGCCAGGTCGCGGTGCGTTGCGCTCAGAATGCGTACATCCACGCTGATGGATTCGGTACCGCCGACGCGTTCAAACTTTCGCTCCTGGATGACACGCAAAACTTTGGCCTGCGTTTCAAGCGACATATCGCCGATTTCATCCAAAAACAACGTGCCGCCATCGGCCAATTCAAACCGCCCTTGTTTGGAAGATATGGCGCCGGTAAATGCGCCTTTTTCGTAACCGAAAAGTTCCGACTCGATAAGCTCTTTGGGCAGTGCGGCGCAATTGATCGAAATAAAAGGGCCGTTACGACGATCGCTTTTTTCATGTATCGTGCGGGCGACTAACTCTTTTCCGGTGCCGCTTTCGCCGCGTATCAGTACCGTTATATTATTTCGGCTTACCCGTTCCAGTAAATCATACACCTGACGCATGGGTTTGCTGCTGCCGACAAATTGCCCGAAACCTTTGGCTTCTTTGAGCTCGGCACGTAATCGTTCGTTTTCATGCACGACGGCGATTTGTTGTGCCGCATGCGATACGAGCGCTCGCAATTCTTCGATATCGTAGGGTTTGGCCAAATAATTAAACGCACCGGATTTGATAGCCTCGACGGCAAGACGTTCCGATCCGTGCGCCGTGATCACGATGACAAAACAATGCGGTGTACGTTCTTTTATTTTTTTCAGCAAATCCATGCCGTTCATGCCGGCCATGGATACATCCGTAATGACGATATCAAAGGGATTATTGGCCATGAGATTGAGCGCCGATAATCCGTCGTCGGCTTCCGATAATTTGTAACCTTCGGGTTTGAGCGCTTTGAGCATACCATAACGCGCCGCTTTTTCATCATCCACGACGAGAATGCGAATATGCGATGTGTGCTCTTGAGAAGATTCGACCGGTATGTCACTCATGATCGGGATGTACTTTCGCTGGGAATATACACTTCAAACGACGTTCCTACCTGGAGTTCGCTGCGTAAAACGAGACGACCTCCGAGTGCTTGTATTTTATTTTTAACTATAGCGAGACCCAAACCGGTACCTTCGCTTTTGGTTGTAAAAAATGGTTTAAAAATTTCGCCCAAGCGTTCCGGCGGAATACCGTGCCCCGTATCCGTTATGGCGATTCGTAAACATTTTGTTTTACCGGCTTCGGGCGGAAGTATGATTTCCGTACCGGGATCTTTTTTAATCGCTTCTATTTTTTTTGCTGTGACGGCTTCAGCGCTCCATTCCGTCCAACCAGCCGACGGATCGTCGGGATAAAGTTTGTCAAAAACGCCGACTTCCGTTTCCGCTCCGCCGATAAAATAGTTGGCGTCCATTTGTACGTACGCGCCATGGATCATCAGACGTCCGCCTTCGGGCATGGATTGGATCGCGTTGATAATAAGGTTAAATATGATTTCTTTCAAGTCGCCTTGGCGTGAGCGAATGACGAGCGGTGCATGGTCATAACGCGTAAAAATGCGGATATTGCGAACCCGCGTTTCCTGACGTGAGATCGTAAGGATGGCATCTATAATTTTGATAATATCAATACGATCCATGCCCGAACTGTCGCTTCGTGCAAAACGCAGAAGCTGATTGACAACGGATGACAAGCGATCAATTTCTTCGTTAATAATTTCCAAATCCTGGATCGCTTCCGTGTCGGTGTTTTCCTTTTTTTTCTGATCGTGCATAGATTGCACGATACTTTTGATGGAGCTCAGCGGATTTTTCACTTCGTGCGCAATACTGGTGGACAACATACCCAGCGACGTCAGTTTGTCCGCTTCAAACATTTTGGATTCGAGTTCGATACGACGTTGGAGAAGCTGTATGTTTTCGATAGAAATCGCAACCTGACTCGCTACTGTAAGTAATAATTCTTTTTCTTCGAATTCAAAATCCTCATTGCTCTTCTTTTTTCCGATCGCCAAGATCCCTACCAGTTCGTTATCCAAAACAATCCCGAGATAAATTTGATACGGCACTTCGGCACTGCGAAGGTGAAAAATGTTCATCTTCCGCGCATCATACAGACCGTTTCCTTTTTGAATATGGCGCGTAATCTTTTCAAGATTAAACGTTTTGATATCACCGTATGCATGCACGATACTGTATAGCGTTCGCTCTCCGGATACGGTTTTATTCAACGTGTATAGCCCGACTTCTTCGACATGCAGTGCATCCACGATACCGGCACGAACAGCTTTTGTCAATTCGGCGAGATTGGCGGCGCTGACGATATGCTCCGTGATCTTACGAATCAACGATTGGAAATACGATTTTTCATGCAACGCAAATTGTCCCGCGATGCGGCGTACAAGGTATTTGGTCGGTTCGTATATGAGAAACAACATGGATACAAGCACGATCTCAAGAAATTCGACGTTTAATTCAGGATTTTCCTCCGCCATTTTGCGAAGCGCTTTGGAGCTCATAATGAATACTACGAGAAAAACACCCGAAATGGTGATCAATAAAAACCGACGCCTTGCGACCGTCGAATAAAAAGGATATTTGTACAGCAGATACACCATCGCACCCGTCGGTATCAACGACGAAATCATAATCATGTTTTTGAGCGACCGATCCAGACGCACGTTGCCTGTACCGCCATAAAAATAGAAATACACCAAAAGCACGGAGATGACGATCGTGATGATAAGTTCGACGATAAAAAATTGTCGCCATTTTTCGTTGCGGCTGAGACGTATAATGCGTGACGATAAAAAACCGGAAACTAATAAACATACGATCAGCCAAAAAACATAAGGCGGTATAAAACTCATGCCCTCATCCAGAATGCGGCGACGTCCGTCAATGATCGTGTATTGGCTAAAATAAAGTATCGCCAAAATCGGCGCATACATAATGTAGGGAAACCAGGCTAATATACGTGAGCGGCGGTTGATCAGATTGAGCACGTATTCCAAAAACGACGCATGCAGATGCACGACGAGCGGCGGAAAAAACGCTATCGCATACAAAGAGATGTAACGGAGTTCGGAGTAAATCTCCAGCGCCGGGCGGCCAAATACTTGTTTGATGAGCATTCCGAGAAACTGAAATCCGTGCCAAAACGTAAGTATCGCCACGAATACCAGAAACACATATTCATGCTTCAGTTTATTCTGACGCTTGAGAGTCTCGGCAAACAGCACGCTATAAAGTATCGCGCCGACAAAAAAACCGAGCAGAACTATAAGATCGTAGCCTAACATAGTTTACCGAGTGCGTTGTATGGATTTACCATCGAGCCAAAACTGAACAGCGCCCCATTGGTCCGTTCGTAAGATCTGCGTACCGGCATTGCGCCAGGCATTTACGGTTTCCAAATCAGGGTGACCGAATTTATTTCCTTCTCCGCAAGATATTACCGCGTACGCCGGAGACGCGGCTTGGATCAATTTTGCCGTCGTACCGTTGGAAGAACCGTGATGTGCGATTTTGACAATATCGGCCTTTATCACCATCCCGGAATCGGACAACGCATCCCACGTTTCGGTCTCTGCATCCCCGCTAAATAAAATCCGATTTTCGCCGTATTCCAAAACAAATACAAGCGACGTATTATTGATATCATACGGCGGCGGCTCATCGCTTCGCACGAACGATACCCCGGGATGCAGTATACGTATTCGCGTCTCCGGACCAAAGGTAACAACCCGGTCCTTTTGCAAAACTTGATAATCTATAGATTTTTCAGCAATGGTATTCAAAATATTTTTATAAATCGCCGACGGATAATATTGACCCGGATCAAAAACCCGTTTTACA
This window encodes:
- a CDS encoding sigma-54-dependent Fis family transcriptional regulator gives rise to the protein MSDIPVESSQEHTSHIRILVVDDEKAARYGMLKALKPEGYKLSEADDGLSALNLMANNPFDIVITDVSMAGMNGMDLLKKIKERTPHCFVIVITAHGSERLAVEAIKSGAFNYLAKPYDIEELRALVSHAAQQIAVVHENERLRAELKEAKGFGQFVGSSKPMRQVYDLLERVSRNNITVLIRGESGTGKELVARTIHEKSDRRNGPFISINCAALPKELIESELFGYEKGAFTGAISSKQGRFELADGGTLFLDEIGDMSLETQAKVLRVIQERKFERVGGTESISVDVRILSATHRDLARFIRDGQFREDLYYRINVVEIELPPLRSRSEDIHLLVNHYLVMFAQKHKAQVTRFSQDALKAMLEYEWPGNVRELINVVERCVVLSTEEEIRRDILPSEIIGGGRPTTLGVRDMLEKGDINFQDAKHRVVQTFEREFFMEAVRMNNWNISQTANKLGMKRQYLQQKLKELELNIQEAKENI